One genomic segment of Intestinimonas butyriciproducens includes these proteins:
- a CDS encoding hemolysin family protein, with protein MENPFLWQLLLQAVLILLNAVFACAEIAVISMNDMKLEQLAAQGDRRAIRLSRLVSQPARFLATIQVAITLSGFLGSAFAADNFAARLTEWLLSLGIPLPASTLNTVSVVIITLILSYVTLIFGELVPKRLAMKRAESLALGIANLVSLISKLFAPIVWALTASTNLVLRLCGVDPDAEDEEVSEEEIRLLVEKGGSKGVIAPQETTFIQNVFEFNDLTVEEFATHRTDVCHLCLDEPQEAWETTIHDSRHSRYPVCESTVDQVVGILDAKRYFRLSDKSRESVMQHAVTPPWFIPETVRADVLFKQMQHSRNHFAVVLDEYGGMAGIVTMSDLLEQLVGDLDDSAEHEPVLPEIEPLDSGTWRILGSAPLAHVAKALHVNLPVKEYDTFGGFVFACYGFVPEDGAEFELDACGLHIHVTQIQGHKLQRAVVCRETPPPDP; from the coding sequence TTGGAAAACCCGTTCCTGTGGCAGCTCCTGCTCCAAGCCGTTCTCATTCTCTTAAACGCTGTTTTCGCCTGCGCTGAGATCGCCGTGATCTCCATGAACGATATGAAGCTGGAGCAACTGGCCGCGCAAGGGGACCGCCGGGCCATCCGGCTCTCCCGGCTGGTCAGCCAGCCCGCCCGTTTTCTGGCTACCATTCAGGTGGCCATTACCCTCTCCGGCTTTCTGGGCAGTGCCTTTGCTGCGGACAATTTTGCGGCCCGGCTGACCGAGTGGCTGCTCTCTCTCGGCATCCCCCTCCCCGCCTCCACCCTGAATACCGTGTCCGTGGTGATCATCACCCTGATCCTCTCCTACGTCACCCTCATCTTCGGCGAGTTGGTGCCCAAGCGGCTGGCCATGAAGCGGGCCGAATCGCTGGCGCTGGGCATCGCCAATCTGGTCTCCTTGATCTCAAAGCTCTTCGCCCCCATCGTGTGGGCGCTCACCGCCTCCACCAACCTGGTGCTGCGGCTGTGCGGCGTGGACCCCGACGCGGAGGACGAGGAGGTCAGCGAGGAGGAGATCCGGCTGCTGGTGGAAAAGGGCGGCTCCAAGGGGGTCATCGCCCCGCAGGAGACCACGTTCATCCAGAACGTCTTTGAGTTCAACGATCTTACCGTGGAGGAATTTGCCACCCACCGCACCGATGTGTGCCATCTCTGCCTGGACGAACCCCAGGAGGCATGGGAGACCACCATCCACGATAGCCGCCATTCCCGCTATCCCGTCTGTGAGAGCACCGTGGACCAGGTGGTGGGCATTCTGGACGCCAAGCGCTATTTCCGCCTCTCCGACAAAAGCCGGGAGAGCGTGATGCAGCATGCGGTAACGCCGCCCTGGTTCATTCCCGAAACCGTGCGGGCGGATGTGCTGTTCAAGCAGATGCAGCATTCCCGCAACCACTTTGCCGTGGTGCTGGACGAATACGGCGGTATGGCGGGCATCGTCACCATGAGCGATCTTCTGGAGCAGTTGGTGGGCGATCTGGACGACAGCGCGGAGCACGAGCCCGTCCTCCCGGAGATCGAACCGCTGGACTCAGGCACTTGGCGCATTCTGGGCAGCGCCCCCCTGGCCCATGTGGCCAAAGCGCTGCATGTCAACCTCCCCGTCAAGGAATACGACACCTTCGGCGGCTTTGTCTTTGCCTGTTACGGCTTTGTGCCGGAGGACGGGGCGGAATTCGAACTGGACGCCTGCGGCCTCCACATCCACGTGACACAGATCCAGGGACACAAGCTGCAGCGGGCCGTCGTCTGCCGCGAAACGCCGCCTCCCGACCCATAG
- a CDS encoding C-GCAxxG-C-C family protein has protein sequence MDYTKRAQALRDVKERHYNCCQAALLPFAEEQGLDHEDICRLAAQFGAGMRRGSVCGAATGGLMALGLLGADEETAVEFQRRFRARAGAMDCRDLLEAAQKQGEEKKPHCDRVVALAVALVDELTAGKER, from the coding sequence ATGGATTATACAAAGCGCGCGCAGGCCCTCCGCGACGTCAAGGAGCGGCACTATAACTGCTGTCAGGCGGCGCTTCTCCCCTTTGCGGAGGAGCAGGGCCTGGACCATGAGGACATCTGTCGCCTGGCGGCCCAGTTCGGCGCCGGTATGCGCCGGGGCTCCGTCTGCGGCGCGGCCACCGGCGGCCTGATGGCCCTGGGGCTGCTGGGAGCGGACGAGGAGACGGCGGTGGAGTTTCAGCGCCGGTTCCGGGCACGGGCGGGGGCCATGGACTGCCGTGATCTGCTGGAGGCGGCTCAGAAGCAGGGAGAGGAAAAAAAGCCCCACTGCGACCGTGTGGTGGCGCTGGCCGTGGCGCTGGTGGATGAGCTGACCGCCGGGAAGGAGCGGTAA
- a CDS encoding DUF4177 domain-containing protein has translation MYEYKYVDLLSEGVSASRFEEHRAIIDKYAAQGWRYVGYLPTKISMGGVLCNIDLIFERKAEERD, from the coding sequence ATGTACGAATACAAGTATGTGGATCTGCTCTCAGAGGGCGTCTCTGCCTCCAGGTTTGAGGAACACCGCGCCATCATTGACAAATACGCCGCCCAGGGCTGGCGTTATGTGGGATATCTCCCCACCAAGATCAGCATGGGCGGCGTATTGTGCAATATTGATTTGATTTTTGAGCGAAAAGCAGAGGAGCGGGACTGA
- the recG gene encoding ATP-dependent DNA helicase RecG, with protein MEVTTPLRDFPGVGDARAKSLERLGLRTAGDLTAYFPRGYEDRREQYTIAAAPLDVPVCIPVLLAEEPRRMNIRRGLDVTRMKVVDGASAMLVTFFNQGYVRQALHRGEEYILYGKVEQMGNHRQMTNPQFEPAARPRFTGCIMPVYPLTAGVSNNLLAGLVQRALEELPPAAESLPEDFRAAHGLAPAAECYRNIHFPDSFENLEAARRRFSFEELFYLSLGLALLRERRSRGEGPVFQAAELEAFERLLPFPLTGAQRRAVREAAADMTSGRPMNRLVQGDVGSGKTAVAAACAWLAFRAGWQCAMMAPTEILAEQHARSLSVLLAPAGMTVGLLTGSMRAAEKRAVYAALGSGALSFVVGTHALLSEGVTFQRLGLVITDEQHRFGVEQRSALAAKANPAGAARPHVLVMSATPIPRTLALIIYGDLDVSVIDELPPGRMPVRTLLVGESKRRRMYGFVREQVRAGRQVYIVCPAVEENPESEWDLKAVNEYARVLREEVFPEFRVGLVHGKLKAREKEAAMAAFTAGETDILVCTTVIEVGVDVPNANLIIIENADRYGLSQLHQLRGRVGRGAHQSWCVLVSDNRNPETRARLKVLTDTRDGFKIAEEDLKLRGPGDFFGARQHGLPVLRVADFNTDARVLKEAQDAAAELLAGDPALALPIHRPLLEKVRGLFEENPDMFN; from the coding sequence ATGGAGGTGACCACGCCCCTGAGGGATTTTCCGGGCGTAGGGGACGCCCGTGCCAAAAGCCTGGAGCGGCTGGGCCTCCGCACGGCAGGGGACCTGACGGCCTATTTCCCGCGGGGATATGAGGACCGCAGGGAACAGTATACCATCGCCGCCGCGCCCTTGGATGTGCCGGTGTGCATTCCGGTACTGCTGGCCGAGGAGCCCCGGCGCATGAATATCCGCCGGGGCTTGGACGTGACGCGGATGAAGGTGGTGGACGGCGCCTCCGCCATGCTGGTGACTTTCTTCAACCAGGGCTATGTGCGCCAGGCCCTGCACCGAGGGGAGGAGTATATCCTCTACGGCAAGGTGGAGCAGATGGGGAACCACCGGCAGATGACCAACCCCCAGTTCGAGCCCGCCGCCCGGCCGCGCTTTACCGGGTGTATCATGCCGGTATACCCCCTGACGGCGGGGGTCTCCAACAACCTGCTGGCGGGACTGGTCCAGCGGGCGTTAGAGGAGCTGCCGCCCGCGGCGGAGAGCCTTCCGGAGGACTTCCGGGCCGCCCACGGCCTGGCGCCGGCGGCGGAATGCTATCGCAACATTCACTTCCCGGATTCTTTTGAGAACCTGGAGGCTGCGCGGCGGCGGTTCTCCTTCGAGGAGCTCTTCTACCTGTCCTTGGGCCTTGCCCTCCTGCGGGAGCGGCGGAGCCGGGGAGAAGGACCGGTTTTTCAGGCGGCGGAGCTGGAGGCGTTTGAGCGGCTGCTGCCCTTTCCCCTCACGGGGGCACAGCGGCGGGCTGTCCGGGAGGCAGCGGCGGACATGACCTCCGGGCGGCCGATGAACCGGCTGGTCCAGGGAGATGTGGGCTCCGGTAAAACGGCGGTGGCCGCCGCCTGTGCGTGGCTGGCCTTCCGTGCGGGATGGCAGTGCGCCATGATGGCTCCCACGGAAATCCTGGCGGAACAGCATGCCAGATCCCTGTCGGTGCTGCTCGCTCCTGCGGGGATGACGGTGGGGCTCCTCACCGGCTCCATGCGCGCGGCGGAAAAGCGGGCCGTCTATGCCGCCCTGGGCAGCGGGGCGCTCTCCTTTGTGGTGGGGACCCATGCCCTCCTCTCGGAGGGCGTGACATTCCAGCGGCTGGGGCTGGTGATCACCGATGAGCAGCACCGCTTCGGCGTGGAGCAGCGATCTGCCCTGGCGGCCAAGGCGAACCCGGCGGGTGCGGCGCGTCCCCATGTGCTGGTCATGTCCGCCACCCCCATCCCCCGGACGCTGGCCCTCATCATCTACGGAGACCTGGACGTCTCGGTGATCGACGAGCTGCCCCCCGGCCGGATGCCGGTCAGGACCCTCCTGGTGGGAGAGTCCAAGCGGCGGAGGATGTACGGCTTTGTGCGGGAGCAGGTGCGCGCGGGACGGCAGGTCTACATCGTCTGCCCTGCTGTGGAGGAGAATCCTGAGTCGGAGTGGGACCTGAAGGCCGTGAACGAATACGCCCGGGTCCTCCGGGAGGAGGTCTTCCCGGAGTTCCGGGTGGGGCTGGTCCACGGCAAGCTGAAGGCCAGGGAGAAGGAGGCGGCCATGGCCGCCTTTACTGCTGGAGAGACGGATATCCTGGTGTGCACCACCGTCATTGAGGTGGGGGTGGACGTGCCCAACGCAAACCTCATCATCATCGAGAATGCCGACCGCTATGGCCTTTCCCAGCTCCATCAGCTTCGGGGCAGAGTGGGCCGGGGAGCGCACCAGTCCTGGTGCGTGCTGGTGAGCGACAACCGGAATCCGGAGACCAGAGCCCGGCTCAAGGTGTTGACGGACACCAGAGACGGGTTCAAAATAGCGGAAGAGGACTTGAAGCTCCGGGGCCCCGGCGACTTCTTCGGGGCCCGACAGCACGGCCTGCCGGTCCTGCGGGTGGCCGACTTCAACACGGACGCCAGGGTCCTTAAAGAGGCCCAGGACGCGGCGGCGGAGCTCCTCGCCGGCGACCCGGCGCTGGCCCTTCCCATCCACCGCCCCCTCCTGGAAAAAGTTCGCGGGCTTTTTGAGGAAAACCCGGACATGTTCAATTAG
- a CDS encoding toprim domain-containing protein, whose protein sequence is MLHIREAIVVEGRYDKNTLSQVVDTVILETAGFGVFHNTELTALLRRLAEKRGLIILTDSDGAGFVIRNHLKGVLPPAGVKHAYIPDIAGKERRKRVPGKEGKLGVEGMSPSVLEAALRRAGATFLDGAADPPADRTPITKADLFCLGLSGGKDSQLRRREMLRWLDLPEHMGANALLSVLNALYSREEFLREADAWR, encoded by the coding sequence TTGCTCCACATCCGGGAGGCCATCGTGGTCGAGGGCCGCTATGATAAAAACACCCTGTCCCAGGTGGTGGATACCGTGATCCTTGAGACCGCGGGCTTCGGGGTGTTCCACAATACAGAGTTGACAGCCCTTCTCCGCCGCTTGGCGGAAAAGCGGGGGCTCATCATTCTCACAGATTCCGACGGGGCGGGCTTTGTCATCCGGAACCACCTCAAAGGCGTTCTCCCTCCGGCGGGGGTGAAGCACGCCTATATCCCAGACATCGCCGGCAAGGAGCGCCGCAAGCGTGTTCCGGGGAAGGAGGGAAAGCTGGGCGTGGAGGGGATGTCCCCGTCGGTGCTGGAGGCGGCGCTGCGCCGCGCGGGGGCCACGTTCCTGGATGGAGCGGCGGACCCTCCCGCCGATCGGACGCCTATCACCAAGGCGGACCTCTTCTGTCTGGGGCTCTCCGGCGGAAAGGATTCGCAGCTCCGGCGGAGGGAGATGCTCAGATGGCTGGACCTCCCGGAGCACATGGGCGCCAATGCTCTGCTGAGTGTGCTCAATGCGCTCTACAGCCGGGAGGAATTTTTGAGGGAGGCGGACGCATGGAGGTGA
- the holA gene encoding DNA polymerase III subunit delta, giving the protein MAAKISAADAAAFKQLKQDISAGTLGRFYIFHGEEAYLRDFYLGQMKKKLFPAGMEEFNLHTFQPKECDPKRLEQAVDCLPMMSERTMILVYDYDLFKASAGDKEAFTALFADLPDYVCLVFICDLIEYKPDARTKLAAAIKQHGSTVKFTRQEQGDLVDWIRRRFRALDHDIDSELARYLIFLCGDLMTGLISEIGKIGAYARHRVITREDIDAVATPQLDAVVFQLTDAITGGNFDKAASVMGDLLHMGEPPIKTLSVLGRQLRQLYSARLALEGRKGTGYLVELWGLRSAYPAQKLIDAARRYDLGWCRMAVSEAARADLAMKSVAGADGEELLIELLLKLANTPPKAEDRQTPQGVPYRRTR; this is encoded by the coding sequence ATGGCAGCAAAGATATCCGCCGCCGATGCGGCGGCGTTCAAGCAACTCAAACAGGACATCTCGGCGGGCACTCTGGGACGGTTCTATATCTTTCACGGGGAGGAGGCCTATCTTCGGGACTTCTACCTGGGGCAGATGAAAAAAAAGCTGTTCCCCGCCGGTATGGAGGAGTTCAACCTCCACACCTTTCAGCCCAAGGAATGCGATCCCAAGCGGCTGGAGCAGGCGGTGGACTGCCTGCCGATGATGAGCGAACGCACGATGATCCTGGTGTACGATTACGACCTCTTCAAGGCTTCCGCCGGGGACAAGGAGGCGTTCACCGCCCTCTTTGCGGATCTGCCGGATTATGTGTGCCTGGTGTTCATCTGCGATCTCATCGAATATAAGCCGGACGCCCGCACCAAGCTGGCGGCCGCCATCAAGCAGCACGGCTCCACGGTCAAATTCACCCGGCAGGAGCAGGGGGATCTGGTGGATTGGATCCGCCGGCGCTTCCGGGCTCTGGACCACGACATCGACTCGGAACTGGCCCGTTATCTCATTTTCCTCTGCGGAGACCTGATGACGGGGCTCATCTCAGAGATCGGCAAGATCGGGGCCTACGCCAGACACCGGGTAATCACCCGGGAGGATATCGACGCGGTGGCCACTCCGCAGTTGGACGCGGTGGTGTTTCAGCTCACCGATGCCATCACCGGCGGAAACTTTGACAAGGCCGCTTCAGTGATGGGGGATCTTCTCCACATGGGAGAGCCCCCCATCAAGACTCTGTCTGTGCTGGGGCGGCAGCTCCGGCAGCTCTACTCCGCCCGGCTGGCCCTGGAGGGGCGGAAGGGGACCGGATATCTGGTGGAGCTGTGGGGCCTGCGCTCGGCCTATCCGGCCCAAAAGCTGATCGACGCCGCCCGGCGGTACGACCTGGGCTGGTGCCGTATGGCGGTATCCGAGGCCGCCCGGGCCGATCTTGCCATGAAATCCGTGGCGGGGGCGGATGGGGAGGAGCTTCTGATCGAGCTGCTGCTGAAGCTTGCGAACACACCGCCAAAGGCGGAGGACAGACAGACCCCGCAGGGCGTGCCCTACCGGCGCACCCGATAA
- a CDS encoding DNA internalization-related competence protein ComEC/Rec2 has product MRKLASFAVPFSAAVFAVRYGVWPLALVLLPAALVLREERRLRCALVCAGLACGFLWCRGYDALCRAPARAMEGRTLTLSAAAADWPWETNYGGAVTIRISPEEGPSFLARLYGDDSLLALRPGDMFTCVAQCRAPDLVRGRESADYTAKGVFLLAYAKGSVMGTRPERVPLRYVPAYWTRALQEGVAAAVPPDAAPLVTALLTGDKTGLPDADYAALQRAGLAHAVAVSGLHIGFLVQLAVALAGSRYRRRAALLAVPLMVVYALAVGCTPSVLRAVVMHTLLLLGAILGRETDPPTSLSFALMLLLLQNPYAARSVSLQLSFASVAGIAAFSGRVHDWLWGGFRFPKEKKRLRRLPGALCHGAVTSLSTTVGALTFTIPLAAGYFGSLSLASPLANLLCLPLVALAFPLGLLAALLALFSPALGAAAGMAAALPVRLLLLLTRGFAALPFAGLTLESGYLRAWLAFAYALWVLFLALRGRRPLVPLCCCVMSLCCGLVLTHAAYNLGPLTLTVLNVGQGQSVVLRAGERTAVVDCGGSAQRNAGDLCADYLGTFGRSRVDLLVLTHFHADHANGVLELLARVKVDVLAVPDVERDDPLRRELFSAAEESGTQIWLIRDDETVELGPTRLTLYAPLGAGEANEEGLSLLCETGRFSALLTGDMGADVEARLVKYGALPEVDLLLAGHHGSQNAASQLLLDTVEPSLAAVSVGYNSYGHPAPETLRRLEESGCSIYRTDLQGNITVTVGPGPG; this is encoded by the coding sequence ATGCGTAAGCTGGCGTCCTTCGCTGTCCCCTTTTCTGCAGCGGTGTTTGCCGTCCGGTATGGGGTCTGGCCTTTGGCCCTTGTGCTCCTGCCGGCCGCCCTAGTCCTGCGGGAGGAGCGGCGGCTCCGGTGCGCACTGGTGTGCGCGGGGCTAGCCTGCGGATTTCTCTGGTGCCGGGGTTATGACGCGCTCTGCCGCGCGCCGGCCAGAGCGATGGAGGGGCGGACCCTGACGCTCTCCGCCGCGGCTGCCGACTGGCCCTGGGAGACAAATTACGGCGGGGCCGTCACCATCCGGATCTCGCCGGAGGAGGGACCCTCCTTCCTGGCGCGGCTCTACGGGGACGACTCCCTGCTGGCCCTCCGGCCGGGGGACATGTTCACCTGCGTGGCCCAGTGCCGCGCGCCGGACCTGGTCCGGGGCCGGGAAAGCGCGGATTACACCGCCAAGGGCGTTTTCCTTCTGGCGTATGCCAAGGGAAGCGTGATGGGTACGCGCCCGGAGCGGGTCCCGCTCCGCTATGTGCCGGCCTACTGGACCAGGGCGCTTCAGGAGGGGGTGGCCGCCGCAGTGCCGCCCGACGCCGCGCCGCTGGTCACGGCGCTCCTCACCGGGGACAAGACGGGACTCCCGGATGCGGACTATGCGGCCCTCCAGCGGGCCGGGCTGGCCCATGCGGTGGCGGTATCGGGACTGCACATCGGTTTTCTGGTCCAGTTGGCGGTGGCCTTGGCCGGGAGCCGGTATCGAAGGCGCGCCGCCCTGCTGGCCGTGCCGCTGATGGTCGTCTACGCCCTGGCGGTGGGGTGCACCCCTTCGGTCCTGCGGGCGGTCGTGATGCATACGCTGCTCCTGCTGGGCGCGATTCTGGGCCGGGAGACCGATCCGCCCACCAGCCTCTCCTTTGCGCTGATGCTGCTTCTGCTTCAAAACCCCTATGCCGCCCGAAGCGTGAGCTTGCAGCTCTCCTTTGCCTCTGTGGCGGGGATCGCCGCCTTCAGCGGTCGGGTCCATGACTGGCTTTGGGGCGGCTTCCGGTTTCCCAAGGAGAAAAAACGGCTCCGCCGCCTGCCCGGCGCCCTCTGCCATGGCGCTGTGACCTCCCTGAGCACCACCGTGGGCGCCCTGACCTTTACCATACCGCTGGCGGCGGGATATTTCGGGAGCCTTTCTCTGGCCTCGCCACTTGCGAATCTGCTGTGTCTGCCTCTGGTGGCGCTGGCCTTCCCGCTGGGGCTGCTTGCGGCCCTGCTGGCCCTGTTCAGCCCGGCGCTGGGGGCGGCGGCAGGAATGGCGGCGGCCCTGCCGGTGCGGCTGCTTCTCCTGCTCACACGGGGCTTTGCCGCGCTTCCGTTTGCCGGTCTTACGCTGGAGAGCGGATATCTCCGGGCGTGGCTGGCTTTTGCCTACGCCCTGTGGGTCCTCTTTCTGGCCCTGCGGGGCAGGCGTCCCCTGGTCCCGCTGTGCTGCTGCGTCATGTCTCTGTGCTGCGGGCTGGTGCTCACCCACGCGGCCTACAACCTGGGGCCGCTTACCCTGACCGTGCTCAATGTGGGACAGGGACAGAGCGTGGTGCTCCGAGCAGGGGAGCGGACGGCGGTGGTGGACTGCGGCGGCAGCGCCCAGCGGAACGCCGGGGACCTGTGTGCCGACTATCTGGGCACCTTTGGGCGCAGCCGTGTGGATCTGCTGGTGCTTACCCATTTCCATGCCGATCATGCAAACGGCGTGCTGGAGCTGCTTGCACGTGTGAAGGTGGATGTGCTGGCCGTCCCCGATGTGGAGAGGGATGACCCGCTCCGCCGTGAGCTGTTCTCGGCGGCCGAGGAGAGCGGCACACAGATCTGGCTGATCCGGGACGACGAGACGGTGGAGCTGGGCCCGACGCGGCTCACGCTCTATGCTCCGCTGGGAGCCGGAGAGGCCAATGAGGAGGGGCTCTCCCTCCTGTGTGAGACGGGCCGCTTCTCCGCCCTCCTCACCGGGGATATGGGCGCGGACGTGGAGGCTCGGCTGGTGAAGTATGGAGCTCTGCCTGAGGTGGACCTCCTCCTGGCGGGACACCACGGATCCCAAAACGCCGCGTCTCAGCTCCTGCTGGATACGGTGGAGCCGTCGCTGGCGGCGGTCTCTGTGGGGTATAATTCATACGGGCATCCCGCGCCGGAGACCCTCCGGCGGCTGGAAGAGTCCGGGTGCAGCATCTACCGCACCGATTTACAGGGAAATATCACCGTCACCGTGGGTCCGGGACCCGGGTGA
- a CDS encoding toll/interleukin-1 receptor domain-containing protein: protein MIALKCKMCGGDLSVSPGASVGTCQYCGTTMTLPVTGSTQVADQFNRASGLRQGDEFDRASEVYLRLLEANPRDAEAHWGMVLCRFGITYVEDPKTGRRLPTCNRVRFGSILEDEDYLQAITWADGEAKAVYQAEAEAIAAIQREFLDISAREEPFDVFLCYKEKDGQGERTPDSVLAQELYYELTEKGYRVFFSRLTLEGKLGISYEPYIFAALRSARVMVVVTTRAEYVNAPWVKNEWSRYLALIRQGEDKVLIPAYRDMDPYTLPEELASLQAQDMGKLGFMQDLLEGIHKFLRREPDDGGGRTGPTASTLTKRGMLALEDGDFAAADAHFERALDHDPEEAMAYVGKLMVERKVKVPSDLGRTGKPLEASSNYRKAVRFADPELKKLLEGCNEQLLAARRALEQQLTGRPAVAQNAAPQKTPTKYVRQDKPVKTGSLGVILLVLLGLMLLGVLLGSPSSSTPSSSPESSAPPAPSFTAEEMSQLYADAIQLVEQGSYDELKRILPHLTQQQRAEVDPTLITQARERYSALDFSAAFSISGLILDNAEARSLHFSMQRVFAQLLSTSGDLVAALPFTGGEFSLYDGQGNSSSFYLEGAQSISLFSDCAAAICGDGSVICQPFEAGTFSPGFQAELSQWRDTASLVSLSDCLLGRRTDGTVAYAGKRDGSDSSIREAVSSWSRVAGLYAAGDHAVVALCADGTVRMAGENPYYSAESFSQWSGLYTIAVTDTSVLGILLNGTLLSAGDDGWVRTLDTGSDLARCISYSVSEGTIAGLRPDGTVAAYGLAGGSGTADWIDIIQLRTRPGVVYGLCRDGTVRTSGTGAGEETWRDIIFLLASPSGLLGIQNDGTLHISGDFPAALQSSVSAAHIW from the coding sequence ATGATCGCGCTGAAGTGTAAAATGTGCGGCGGCGACCTGTCGGTGTCCCCCGGCGCATCGGTGGGCACCTGCCAGTACTGCGGCACCACCATGACCCTGCCCGTCACAGGCAGCACGCAGGTGGCCGACCAGTTCAACCGTGCCTCCGGCCTCCGCCAAGGAGATGAGTTCGACCGGGCCTCGGAGGTCTACCTCCGGCTCCTGGAGGCCAACCCCCGGGACGCCGAGGCCCACTGGGGCATGGTGCTCTGCCGGTTTGGTATTACATACGTGGAGGACCCCAAGACCGGGCGCCGTCTGCCCACCTGCAACCGGGTCCGCTTCGGCTCCATCCTGGAGGACGAGGACTATCTCCAGGCCATCACCTGGGCCGACGGTGAGGCCAAGGCGGTCTATCAGGCGGAGGCCGAGGCCATTGCCGCCATCCAGCGGGAGTTCCTGGACATCTCCGCCAGAGAGGAGCCCTTTGATGTCTTTCTGTGCTACAAGGAGAAGGATGGGCAGGGGGAGCGGACGCCGGACAGCGTGCTGGCCCAGGAGCTCTACTACGAGCTCACCGAAAAGGGCTACCGGGTCTTTTTCTCCCGCCTCACCCTGGAGGGCAAGCTGGGCATCTCCTACGAGCCCTATATTTTCGCCGCCCTCCGGAGCGCCAGGGTCATGGTGGTGGTGACCACGCGGGCCGAGTACGTCAACGCGCCATGGGTCAAAAATGAGTGGAGCCGCTATCTGGCCCTCATCCGCCAAGGGGAGGACAAGGTCCTCATCCCCGCCTACCGGGACATGGACCCCTACACGCTCCCCGAGGAACTGGCCTCCCTCCAGGCGCAGGATATGGGCAAGCTGGGCTTTATGCAGGACCTGCTGGAGGGCATCCATAAATTCCTCCGCCGCGAACCAGACGACGGCGGCGGCCGCACCGGCCCCACCGCCTCCACCCTCACCAAACGGGGGATGCTAGCCCTGGAGGACGGGGATTTTGCCGCTGCGGACGCCCACTTTGAGCGCGCGCTGGACCACGATCCGGAAGAGGCCATGGCCTATGTGGGGAAGCTGATGGTGGAGCGGAAGGTCAAGGTCCCCAGCGACCTGGGCCGCACCGGAAAACCCCTGGAGGCCAGCTCCAACTACCGTAAGGCCGTCCGGTTCGCCGATCCGGAGCTGAAAAAGCTGCTGGAGGGCTGCAATGAACAGCTATTGGCTGCAAGACGGGCGCTGGAGCAACAACTGACGGGGCGGCCGGCTGTTGCTCAAAATGCCGCTCCCCAGAAGACGCCCACCAAGTATGTCCGGCAGGATAAGCCGGTCAAAACAGGATCTCTGGGTGTCATTCTCTTGGTTCTTTTAGGGCTTATGCTTTTAGGAGTTCTGCTCGGAAGTCCGTCTTCCAGTACCCCATCTTCCAGTCCGGAGAGCAGTGCCCCTCCTGCGCCTTCCTTCACTGCCGAGGAGATGTCTCAACTCTATGCGGATGCAATTCAACTGGTGGAGCAGGGCTCCTATGACGAGCTAAAGCGTATACTTCCCCATCTGACCCAGCAGCAGCGGGCCGAGGTGGACCCCACTCTGATCACGCAGGCCAGAGAGCGCTATTCCGCGCTGGACTTCTCCGCCGCCTTTTCGATTAGCGGCCTTATCCTGGACAACGCCGAAGCCAGGAGCCTTCATTTTTCCATGCAGCGGGTATTTGCCCAGCTGCTCTCCACCTCCGGTGATCTGGTCGCCGCGCTCCCGTTTACTGGTGGGGAATTCAGTCTATATGACGGACAGGGAAATTCCAGTTCTTTTTATTTAGAAGGGGCACAGAGCATCTCGCTGTTTTCTGACTGTGCCGCCGCAATCTGCGGAGACGGCTCCGTCATCTGCCAGCCCTTCGAAGCCGGCACATTCTCCCCCGGCTTTCAGGCCGAGCTCTCCCAGTGGCGGGACACCGCTTCGCTGGTTAGCCTGTCCGACTGCCTCCTGGGCCGCCGGACGGACGGCACTGTGGCTTATGCCGGCAAGCGGGACGGCTCCGACAGCTCCATTCGGGAGGCCGTTTCCAGCTGGAGCCGAGTGGCCGGGCTCTATGCCGCAGGGGACCACGCCGTTGTGGCGCTGTGTGCCGACGGCACAGTGCGCATGGCCGGGGAAAATCCCTACTACAGCGCGGAATCCTTCTCCCAGTGGAGCGGGCTCTATACTATCGCGGTGACCGACACCTCCGTTCTCGGCATTCTGCTGAACGGGACCCTTCTCTCCGCCGGTGACGACGGCTGGGTGCGCACACTCGACACCGGCTCCGACCTGGCCCGGTGCATCTCCTATTCTGTCAGTGAGGGGACCATAGCCGGGCTCCGCCCGGACGGCACGGTAGCCGCCTACGGTCTGGCCGGCGGGTCCGGCACGGCGGACTGGATCGATATCATCCAGCTCCGTACCCGCCCTGGTGTGGTCTACGGCCTTTGCCGGGACGGCACCGTCCGCACCAGCGGCACGGGGGCCGGAGAAGAGACGTGGCGGGACATCATTTTTCTTCTGGCCTCCCCTTCCGGTCTTCTGGGTATCCAAAATGACGGCACCTTACATATCAGCGGGGATTTTCCCGCGGCGCTTCAAAGCAGTGTCAGCGCCGCACACATCTGGTAA